A stretch of DNA from Rathayibacter sp. VKM Ac-2762:
ATGTTGGCGTGGTCGATCCGCTTGAGGATCATCTTCGTCCGCGGCTTCCAGTCGAAGCGGTGGTACAGAGCGGAGTTCCCGAAGAGCAGGAGCGACGTGGTCGCGAACACCGCGGCCGCCCACTTCGCCGCGGTCCCCTCCGCGACCACGATCAGCACCACTCCGGCGACGATCGCGAGCGGGAAGAGGCCGGCGTGGATCCAGCCGCGCCAGGTGGGCCGGACCTCCGCCGAGGAGTCGTGCTCGATCGCGTCCTCGACGAGGGGGAGGGCGGGCAGGTCCGGGCCGTCCGCTCCGACGGCGTCTCCGCCGCGGTCGGTGCGGGCGCGGGGATCGGACGGGGGAGGCGTCGGCCGCTGGCTCATGCCGGACAGACTACGACGCCGTCCCGGGCCGACGCCGAGCGCCGCCGGGCTTCGAGGAGCGCCCCGGGTCGACTACCGTGTCACTGTGCCGAAGCCGAGACTGCCTGTGGGAAGGGACCTCCTCTACGGCGTCTACAAGAAGCGCCTCCGCTCGAGCCTTCCCCCCGACTCCCTGCCGAACCACGTCGCGATGATCATCGACGGCAACCGGCGCTGGGCGCGGCAGCGGGCCCTCGAGACCGCCGCGCACGGCCACCGGGCCGGAGCCGCCAAGGTGCACGAGTTCCTGCAGTGGTGCGACGAGCTCGGTGTGCGCCACGTCACCCTCTACCTGCTCTCGCAGGACAACCTCGTCGGCCGCGACAGCAGCGAGCTGACCGAGCTGATCGCGATCATCGCCGACCTCGCCGAGGAGGTCTCCCAGCAGCCCGACTGGCGCGTGCAGCACGTCGGCTCCGACGAGGGCCTCCCGCCCTCGCTCGTGGCCGCGCTCGACACGGCGGAGGCGCGCACCGCCTCCCACACGGGCCTGCACGTCAATCTCGCGGTCGGCTACGGCGGGCGGCACGAGATCGCCCAGGCCGTGCGGAGCATCCTGGAGGAGCACGGCAAGCGCGGCTCCTCCATCGAGGACGTCGCGGGCCTGCTGACCCCGGAGCTCATCGGCGAGCACCTGTACACCAGCGGGCAGCCCGACCCCGATCTGGTCATCCGCACCTCGGGGGAGCAGCGCCTCTCCGACTTCATGCTCTGGCAGAGCGCGCACAGCGAGTTCTACTTCATGGAGGCGCTCGGCCCCGACATCCGCGAGGTCGACTTCCTCCGCGCGCTCCGCGACTACGCCGGACGGCACCGCCGCTTCGGCAGCTGACCTCGCGGCTCCTGCCGCACCACCGACCGGAAGGGCCGGCATGAGCTCGAACGAGGCCACCTCCACCACGACCGAGGACTACCTCGCCGGTTTCGGCGAGGAGACCGGGTACCTCGACTTCGGCCGGGTGGGCCCGCTCTCGGCGACCGTCGCCGCCGAGCAGGAGGCGGCCGTCGAGCTGCTGGTGCGCGCGCGCAGCGGCACCCTCGACGAGCTGTTCCGGCAGGACGAGCGCGTCCGGGAGGCGGCGGCGGCGCTCGTGCGCGTCCCCGCCGACCGCGTCGTCTTCCAGCCCAACACCTCGACCGGCCTCCTGCACGCGCTGTTCGGCGCCTCGGGCGCGGTGCTGCTGTCGGCCGCGGAGTTCCCGAGCCTGCCGTTCGCGGCGGTGCGCTCGGCGCAGGCTCTCGGCTCGGTGGAGCCCCGCTGGCTGCGGACCGAGCAGGGACGGGTGACGCCGGAGGCGGTCCGCGAGCAGCTCACGGGCGACGTGACGACCGTCGCGGTGAGCCTGGTCGACTCCCGCACGGGCTACCTCGCGGACGTCGCGGCGATCCGGGACGTGATCGGCGACCGGATGCTCGTCCTCGACGCGATCCAGGGCTTCGGCGTCGTCGACGCGCCCTACGAGCTGGCGGACGTGGTCGTCACCGGCGGCCAGAAGTGGCTCCGCGCCGGCTGGGGGACGGGCTTCCTCGCGCTCAGCGAGCGGGCGCTGTCGCGGCTGACCCCGGTGCTCTCCGGCTGGACGGGATCGGAGCAGGCGGAGCCGTGGGACGAGGTGGCTCCGCCGCGCGGCGACGCCCGCGCCTTCAGCATCAGCAACCCGGACCCGATCGCCCAGGCCCGGCTCGCGTCGGCGCTGGAGGAGGTCGCCGCGGTCGGGCAGTCGACGATCGCCGCGCTCGTGGCGGAGCGGGTCAGCGCGATCGTCGACCTCGCGGACGAGTTCGGACTGGCGGTCGTGGGCTCCCGCGGCGAGCACGAGCGCGCCGGCATCGTGGTCGTCGAGCCGGAGCCGGAGGAGCTGGCCCCGCTGGCGGCCTCCCTCGCCGCGCACGGCGTCACCGCGCGCCTGCGTCCGAGCACCGTCCGCTTCAGCGCGCACGCCGGCACCACCGACGCGACCCTCGCGCTGCTCCGCGCCGCCTTGATCTCGTCGGCCACGAGCATCGACTACTAGGCCGGATTCCGCGCGTTCACACACTGGTTACACATTCGTAGCGGTGAGAAGCACACGGATGTCATTCGCCGCGTTAGGTTCGAGTCATCAGGTACAGCGCCTGGTCGAGACGGCCACAGAAGTACGGCTCGACATCGCGCAGACGCCGAAGGGACACTGCGCGGTGCACGACACGCACCGATGAGACCGGCTCGAGGACATGAGCCGGGGGCTCCGGCCCCCGGAGTGTGGAGAGTCGTCGTGACAGTTCCCCAGGGCATGGATCCGCAGACCGGGACGCAGGGCGGCGTCCACCGCCGTGTCCAGCACGGCTCCTCGGATCCGGCTGATCAGCTCCTCCGCACCTACGTCCTGGACACCTCGGTGCTGCTGTCGGATCCGTCCTCGATGTTCCGGTTCGCGGAGCACGCCGTCGTGCTGCCGATCGTCGTCATCAGCGAGCTCGAGGGCAAGCGCAACGATCCCGAGATCGGCTACTTCGCCCGGCAGGCCCTGCGCCGCCTCGACGAGCTGCGCGTGCAGCACGAGCGCCTCGACTTCCCCATCGCCGTCGGCCGCGGCGGCACGCTCCGCGTCGAGCTCAACCACTCGAACATGTCGGTGCTGCCGAGCGGGCTCCAGATGGGCGACAACGACGCGAGGATCCTCGCCGTCGCGCTCAACCTGCAGAGCGAGGGCGCCGTGGTCACCGTCGTGTCCAAGGACATGCCGATGCGCGTGAAGGCCGCCTCCATCGGCCTCGCTGCGGAGGAGTACCTGGCCGAGCAGGCCCCCGAGTCCGGTTGGACCGGCATGGACGACGTGACGCTCGGCGGCGACGCGATGAGCGAGCTCTACGACCGCGAGCGGCTCTTCACGGACGTCGTGGCCGACATCCCGGTCAACACCGGGCTCGTCGTCCACTCCGACCGCGGCTCCGCTCTCGCGAGGGTCGCCGGCAAGCGGCAGATCACGCTGGTCCGCGGCGACAAGGACGTGTTCGGCCTGCACGGGCGGTCGGCGGAGCAGCGGCTCGCGATCGACCTGCTGCTCGACCCGGAGGTCGGCATCGTCTCGCTCGGCGGCCGGGCCGGCACCGGCAAGTCGGCGCTGGCGCTCTGCGCGGGCCTGGAGGCGGTGCTGGAGAAGCGCCAGCACAAGAAGATCATGGTCTTCCGGCCGCTCTACGCGGTGGGCGGCCAGGACCTCGGCTTCCTGCCCGGCGACGCGGCCGAGAAGATGAACCCCTGGGCGCAGGCGGTCTTCGACACGCTCGGGGCGCTGGTGTCGCAGAACGTGCTCGACGAGGTGATCGAGCGCGGGATGCTCGAGGTGCTGCCGCTCACGCACATCCGCGGGCGCTCGCTGCACGACGCGTTCGTGATCGTCGACGAGGCGCAGTCGCTGGAGCGGAACGTCCTGCTCACGGTGCTCTCGCGGGTCGGGCAGAACTCCCGGGTGGTGCTGACCCACGACGTGGCGCAGCGCGACAACCTCCGGGTCGGCCGGCACGACGGGGTCGCCTCCGTGATCGAGACGCTGAAGGGCCACCCGCTGTTCGCGCACGTCACGCTGACCCGCTCCGAGCGCTCGGCGATCGCCGCTCTGGTCACCGAGATGCTGGAATCGAACGAGCTCGCCTGACGGGATCGCTGTGCGTCCGGTCCGTGGGATCCGAGGATCCCCGGGCCGGGCGCGTCCCTGCAGGGCACCGGGGCGTAGCGTGGACGGGTGAGCATCCTCGACGACGCGCTCCTCGAGCGCTTCCGCACCCGCGCGGCCGACTACGACGAGCGCAACGCGTTCTGCGCGGACGACCTGGAGGAGCTGCGCTCGATCGGGTACCTGGCGCTGCTCGTCCCCGAGGAGCTCGGCGGTGCCGGCCTCGGCCTGGAGCAGGCGGCCGCCGAGCAGACGCGCCTCGCGACGGCCGCGCCCGCGACCGCGCTCGCCGTCAACATGCACCTGGTCTGGACCGGGATCGCGCGACTCCTGCTCGAGCGGGGCGACGACTCCCTCCGCTCGGTCCTCGTCGACGCCGCGGCGGGTCACGTCTTCGCCTTCGGCAACAGCGAGGCGGGCAACGACCTGGTGCTCTCGGACTCGCTGACGCGGGCGGAGCCGCTCGGGGACGGCGGCTACCGCTTCACCGGCACGAAGGTCTTCACCTCCCTCGCGCCCGCCTGGACGCGGCTCGGCGTGTTCGGCCGCGACGACAGCGGGTCGGAGCCGCGGCTCGTGCACGGCTTCGTCGACCGCGGGAGGCCGGACTCGCCGGTCGCCGGGCTCGAGGTCCGCGACGACTGGGACACGCTCGGCATGCGGGCGACCCAGAGCCGCACGACGGTGCTCGACGGCGTCGTCGTCCCGGCCGAGCGGATGATCCGCTCGCTGCCCGTCGGACCGACCGCCGACCCCTTCGTCTTCGCCGTCTTCGCGGCCTTCGAGCTGCTGATCTCCTCGGTCTACCTCGGTGTCGCGCAGCGCGCGCTCGAGCTCGCCGTCGCCTCCGTCCGCCGACGGACCTCCCTCCGGGCGGGAGGGCGGCCACTGGCGGAGGACCCCGAGGTGCGGCACCGGGTGGCTGAGACCGGGATGCTGCTCGACGGGCTCGAGGCGCCCCTGCGCTCGGCGGCGGCCGACGTGGACGCGCTCGTCGACCGGGGCGCGCGCTGGTTCCCGTCGCTGGTGGGGGTGAAGATCCGCACCACGGAGGGAGCACTCCGCGTGGTCGAGAGCGCCGTCCGGATCGCGGGCGGGTCGGCGTACCAGCGCAGGTCGGAGCTCGGCCGCCTCTACCGCGACGTGCTCGCCGGGCAGTTCCACCCCTCCGACGACGCGTCGGCGCACGGCGCCTGGGCGTCGCTCCTGCTGGGACCGCTGCCACCGCGCGACTGAGGCCGGGCTGGGACCCGCCGCCGCCCGAGCACGCCGGCGGGCCGCCCTGTGGAGAACTCCGACGCCCCGAGGGCGGTGCCCCCTAGTCTCGGCGGATGCTCCGCGGATCTCTACTCGACCGGGCCGCCCTGCTCCTGGGCGCCCTGGCGCTCCTCCTGATCGGGGGCCCGCACCTCGGTCGGGCGCCCGGCCTCGTCCCGGTGGCGCTCGTGAGCGTGCCGCTGGTGCTGGCGGACGTGCGCGGGCACCGGCTCCCGAACGCGGTCACGCTCCCGCTGCTGGTGGTCGGAGCCGTCCTCGCGCCCACGGCGGGGACGCTTCTCGCCGTCCTCGCGACGGTGCTGTGCCTGGGCGTGCTGCATGCGGCGGGCGGGCTGGGTCTCGGCGACGTGAAGCTCCAGGCGGCCCTCGCACCGCCGCTCGCGGCTCTCGGACCCGAGCAGGTCGTCGCCGCGCCCGCTGTCGGCTTCGCGGTGGCAGGGCTGTGGGTGCTCGTGCTGCGCGCCCGCGGACGGGTCGCGTTCGGACCGTTCCTGCTCACGGGGTTCTGGCTGGTGCTCTGACGGCCCGCCTCCGCGCCGAGCGCAGGGACGGGCCGTCGGAGGGCCGGGCTCAGCCGGGGTGGGTCATCGACATGACGTCGAGGGCGCTGTCGAGCTGCTCCTCCGTCACCTCGCCGCGCTCGACGAAGCCGAGGTCCACGACCGACTCGCGGATGGTGATCCCCTTGGCGACCGAGTTCTTCGCGACCTTGGCGGCGGCCTCGTAGCCGATCACCTTGTTGAGCGGGGTGACGATCGAGGGGGAGGACTCGGCGAGGGCGCGGGCGTGCTCGACGTCGGCCTCGAGGCCGTCGACGGTCTTGTCGGCGAGCAGCACGGCGGAGTTCGCGAGCAGGCGGATCGACTCCAGCAGCGCCGTCCCCATGACGGGGATCGCGACGTTGAGCTCGAAGGCACCCGAGGCGCCGGCCCAGGCGATGGTGGCGTCGTTGCCGATCACGCGCGCGCAGACCATGAGGACGGCCTCCGGGATCACCGGGTTCACCTTGCCGGGCATGATCGAGGATCCGGGCTGGAGGTCGGGGATCCGCAGCTCTCCGAGGCCGGTGTTGGGGCCGGAGCCCATCCAGCGGAGGTCGTTGTTGATCTTGGTCAGGCTCACCGCGAGCACGCGCAGCGCTCCGGAGGCCTCGACCAGCGAGTCCCGCGCGCCCTGGGCCTCGAAGTGGTTGCGGGCCTCGGTGACGGGAAGGCCCGTCTCCTCCGCGAGGCGCGCGATGACCTTCTGCGGGAAGCCGGCGGGGGTGTTGATCCCGGTGCCGACCGCGGTGCCGCCGAGCGGGACCTCGGCGACGCGGGGGAGCGCCGACTGCACGCGCTCGATGCCGAGGCGGATCTGCGCGGCGTAGCCGCCGAACTCCTGGCCGAGCGTGACCGGGGTGGCGTCCATCAGGTGGGTGCGGCCGGCCTTGACGACCTCGGCCCACTGCTCCGCCTTGACCTCGAGCGACTCGGCGAGCTGCTCGAGCGAGGGGATCAGCGACTCGATGAGCGCGCCGGTGACGGCGACGTGGACCGAGGTGGGGAACACGTCGTTGGAGGACTGCGAGGCGTTGACGTGGTCGTTCGGGTGCACGGTGCGTCCGAGGGCCGTGGTCGCCAGCGAGCCCAGCACCTCGTTCATGTTCATGTTCGAGGACGTGCCCGAGCCGGTCTGGTACACGTCGATCGGGAAGTGCGCGTCGTAGCCGCCCCCGACGACGAGGTCGGCCGCGTCGGCGATCGCCGTGGCGATGTCGGCGTCGAGCACGCCCAGCTCGGCGTTGGCCAGCGCCGCCGCCTTCTTGATGCGGGCGAGGGCCGCGATCTGGGCAGGCTCGAGGCCCGCACCGGAGATCGGGAAGTTCTCGACCGCCCGCTGGGTCTGCGCGGCGTAGAGGGCGTCGCGGGGGACCCGCACCTCGCCCATCGTGTCGTGCTCGATGCGGAAGTCGCCGGAGTCGTCGGTCGGGGAGTGATCCACCACGCTGTGTTCGTCCTTGTCTGATCGGTTGGTGCTGTGCTGTCCGGAGCCGCTCACGCGGGATCCGATCCCACCGCGCTCGGAGCGGCGGCGGAGGAGGCCGAGCCGGAGTCGCGCTCCAGCTCGGAGACGTAGGGGCTGAGCTCGGGCGGATCGATGCCGAGCACGACATCGGACATCACGGTGCCGTCCGAGAGCCGGTAGTTGGCGCCCACGAGGGCGAGCCGCCCGGTCGCGACAGCGTCGGCGATCAGCGGGGAGCGCTGGAGCAGCTCGGCGACCGTGTCGCGCAGGTGCTCGCGGCCGACGGCCAGCGCGTCGGTCGCCGACGGGTCGACGAGCACGCGGCCGTCCGGCTGAGCGCCCACGAGGCGGCGCACCGCGGGGATGATCGGCTCGATCAGGTGCTCGATGTGCGGGGGGAGCCGCTCGGCGCCGGGCGCCTGCGACTGGATCGCCGCCCGGACCGCTCCGCACTCGTCGTGGCCGAGCACGAGCAGCACCTTCACGCCGAGGACGGCGACACCGTACTCCAGCGAGCCGATGATGGAGTCCGCGATCACCTGGCCGGCGTTGCGGACGACGAAGAGGTCGCCGAGCCCCAGGTCGAAGATGATCTCGGCCGCGAGGCGGGAGTCGCTGCAGCCGAAGAGCGCGGCGAGCGGGGCCTGCGCGGCGGCGAGCTCGGCGCGGCGCTCGACGTCCTGGCGGGGGTGGCGGGGCTCGCCGGCGACGAAGCGCTGGTTGCCGCGGAGCATCTCCTTCCAGACCCACGCCGGCGGGCGGGACTCGCGGGGGACGGTGCTGCTGGTTCCGAGGCTCATCGGGACTCCTCCTGGCCGATCTGCGGGGTGATGGCGTCGACGACCAGGCGGATCTCGTCCGTCGGGGCCGTGCCGTAGACGAGGTAGGTGCTGGAGCCCTCCGTCGTCTCGAGTGCGTAGGGCGTGTTGCCGGTGTCGTCGCCGGAGTCGCGGTGGTCGTAGACGGTCCAGTCGCGGCCGTCGATCGTCTCGACGCCGGTCGCCGCCCGGCGGTCGAGCTGCGTCGCGACCCAGGCCGCGTCCGCGTCGAGCCCCTGGCTCAGGCCGATGTAGCCCGCCTTCGGCGTGATCAGGCCGACGTACCAGTAGTCGGTGCCGTTCTCGCGGCGGAGCTCGGCCGCGTTGGCCTTCCAGCCCTCGGGCAGGGAGGGCACGGCGAGCGTCTGCTCCTCGCCCAGCTGGACCTGCGCGGCGACGCGGGGGACGTCGACCGAGGAGAGCTCCACGGTGTCGCCGCGGGGGACGAGCAGGACGATGAGCGCTACCGCGCCGACGGTCGCGAGCAGCGAGAAGACGAGATTGTTGACCGTCTTGCGCTGACGGTAGAGCCGAGAGTTCTCGGCCTTGCGTGCGGCCGTCTCGGCGGCCGTCTCCGGGCGCCCGAGCTCGGCGACGACCCGCGCGGGCTTCGCGCGGCTCATCCGGCGGCCGCCCCTCCGGAGCGGGCCGCGTCCAGCCGGGCGCGTGCTCCGATCAGCCACTCCTCGCAGCGGGCGGCGAGGGCCTCGCCGCGCTCCCACAGGGCGAGCGAGCGCTCGAGGGTGGAGCTGCCCTGCTCGAGCTCGGACACGACGCGGACGAGCTCGTCGCGCGCCTGCTCGTAGGAGAATCCCGAGACGTCGGAGTCGGTCGCCGGGGCGTCGGGGGAGTCGGGCATGGGTCTGATCCTATCGATCGGGGCTGAGGGGGGACGGGTGGCGCGGCGGGCTCAGGACCGGCCGGCGGGATCGCCGGTGGGCCCCTCGGAGCGGGCGCCGACGGCCCCCTCCGCGAGCGTGAGGACGAGTGCGCCGCCGGCCGGCGCGTCGCCGGGTGCCCGGACGACGTGCCCGGCCGCGTTCTGGACGATCGCGTAGCCGCGGTCGAGGGTGTGCTGGGGGGAGAGGGCGCGCAGGTGGCCGTGCAGGCGCTCGACCTCGAGGTGCGCGCGCTCGAGGCGGCGGTCCACCAGCTCGGCGCCGCGCGCGACCCAGCGGGTCAGCTCTTCGGAGTGCCGGTCGACCAGCACGTGCGGCTGGGCGAGCACCGGCCGCGAGCGCAGCTGCGAGAGCCGGTCGATCTCGTGCGAGACGAGCCCGCTCACGCGGCCGGTCATCCGCAGCCGGGCCTGCTGCACGCGCAGCAGCTCGTCGGAGACGTCGGGCACGACCCTCTTCGCGGCGTCGGTGGGAGTGGAGGCGCGCAGGTCGGCGACGTCGTCGAGCAGCGGGCGGTCGGCCTCGTGGCCGATCGCGCTGACGACCGGAGTGGAGCAGGCGGCGACGGCGCGCACGAGCGCCTCGTCGCTGAAGCCGAGCAGGTTCTGGAAGTCGCCGCCTCCGCGGGCGATCACGATCACGTCGATGCTGTCGTCGGCCTCGAGGGTCCGCAGGGCCGAGAGCACCTCCGGGACCGTTCGGTCGCCCTGCACGGCCGAGTGGACCACCCGGAAGCGCACGGCCGGCCAGCGCAGCTGCGCGTTCCGCAGCACGTCCTTCTCGGCGTCCGAGTCCTTGCCGGTGATGAGGCCCACGCCGTGCGGGAGGAACGGCAGCGGCTTCTTGCGGGAGGCGTCGAACAGCCCCTCCGACGCGAGCTGCCGGCGGAGCCGCTCGAGCTTCTCGAGCAGATCGCCCAGGCCGACGTGGCGCATCTCGAAGACCTGCATCGAGAGCGTGCCGCCCTTGACCCAGTAGTTGGGCTTCACCAGCGCGATGACCCGATCGCCCTGCTTGAGGTCGGCCGGGAGGCGGCTCCGCACCGACGACCAGACGGTGAAGCCGACCGTCGCGTCTCCGGACAGGTCCTTCAGCTTCCCGTAGACGTTGCCGCCGGACGCGCCCCACTGGGTGATCTCGCCCTCGACCCACGCGGTGCCGAGGCGCTCGATCCAGCCCTTGATCTTGCTGGCGAGCAGGCCGACCGGCCAGGGTGCGTCGGCGGTGGGTGGGGCGTCGGTCATCGCTGCCTCTGCTCGGAGGGACGGGGGAGCGGGAGTGCCCTCCCGCGACGACAACGGTACGGGACGGGTCCGACACCGGGACGGCCCGGGCACAGGATGCACCACGTAGAATCAGGGGGTGAGCCAAGTCCCGATCAGCCTGCCCATGCCGCGCATGCCCCGCGCCACAGGGCGTCTGCGCGACGTCCCCGTCGAGGGCCGCAAGCGCGTTCTCCTCGCCGCGCCCCGCGGCTACTGCGCCGGAGTCGACCGCGCGGTCGTCGCCGTCGAGAAGGCCATCGAGCACTACGGTGCCCCGGTCTACGTGCGCAAGCAGATCGTGCACAACGTGCACGTCGTCTCCACGCTCGAGAGCCAGGGCGCCATCTTCGTCGACGAGGTCGACGAGGTGCCCGAGGGATCGCACATCGTCTTCAGCGCGCACGGCGTCTCACCGGCCGTCGTCCAGGGCGCGGCCGACCGCGGTCTCCAGGCGATCGACGCGACCTGCCCCCTGGTGACGAAGGTGCACCGCGAGGCCGTCCGCTTCGCGCGCGACGACTTCGAGATCCTCCTCATCGGCCACGAGGGCCACGAGGAGGTCGAGGGCACCGCGGGCGAGGCCCCCGATCACGTCACCCTCGTCGGCAGCCCCGACGACGTGCCGAACATCGTCGTGAAGGACCCGGACAAGGTCGTCTGGCTCTCGCAGACGACGCTCTCGGTCGACGAGACGATGGAGACGGTGCGCCGTCTCCGCGAGCGCTTCCCCAACCTGCAGGACCCGCCGAGCGACGACATCTGCTACGCCACGCAGAACCGCCAGGTCGCGATCAAGAAGGTCGCCGCGGGCGCCGAGCTGGTCATCGTCGTCGGCTCCGCGAACTCCTCCAACTCCGTGCGCCTCGTCGAGGTCGCCCTCGAGTACGGCGCGAAGGCCGCCTACCGGGTCGACTACGCGAGTGAGATCAAGCAGGAGTGGCTCGAGGGCATCCGCACCGTCGGCGTCACCAGCGGCGCCTCGGTGCCCGAGGTGCTCGTCCAGGAGGTCCTCGACGACCTCGCCGCCGCCGGGTACGGCGATGTCGAGGAGGTCAAGACCGCGGAGGAGGACCTGATGTTCTCGCTCCCCAAGGAGCTGCGCAAGGACGTCGCCGGCAAGCGCGACGCCCGCGGCGTCGGTGGACGCATCAGCGCGGGAGCGGGCGCCTAGAGCGTTCCGGCCCGGACACGGAAGAGGCCGCCCTCCCTCGGGAGCGGCGGCCTCTTCCGTGTGCGGTGGAACGGGGATCGACGCTAGACGTCGGTGCCGGCGCCGCCCTGCGAGCCCGACATGCGCGTGACGTACTCCGCGAACGTCGGGTCGCCCAGGATGGCGATCGCCGCGACGATCAGGGAGAGCAGCACGGTCGCCGCGATCCCGAGGATCGGGACGAGCACGGCGCGCTTGCCGGCGCGGAGCCGCCGGATCGAGATCCACACCGCGAAGGCGACGATCAGCGACTGCGCGAGCGCCACCACGACGCCGAGGATCCGCGCGAGCTCCGGCGACGCGTAGGTGCCGATGCCCTGGGAGCGGTAGAGCTCCTGGAGGGTCGTCGCGAAGCTCGAGGGGTCGAGCAGCGTCGGCACGGCGAAGAACACGCCGAGCGCGAGCAGCACGATCGTGAGCAGGCGGTCGACGGGATGCGCGACCGGCTTCGCGGCCGGAGCGGTCGCGGACCTCGGATCGGTCTCCGACCCCCGCGGGTCGGGGACGACCACGGCGTCCTCCGGCGGCTGCCACGACCAGCCGGGCGGCGCGTACTCGCCGTACTGCGGCTCCGGACGCCTGTCGCCCGGCTGATCGTGTGCGTTCGTCACGGAGCGGTGCCCTACTTCCCGGAGTTCCCGGCCGAGCCGAGCTGACGGGTCGCCTCGGCGACGCGCGCGGCCATCGCGGTCTCGGCGATCTTGCCCCACGAGCGCGGGTCGTAGACCTTCTTGTTGCCGACCTCGCCGTCGACCTTGAGGAAGCCGTCGTAGTTCTTCAGCACGGTGTCCGCGACGGAGCGGCTGAACGCGTACTGCGTGTCGGTGTCGATGTTCATCTTGACGACGCCGTTGCGGACCGCCTCGGCGATCTCCTCGTCGGTCGAGCCCGAGCCGCCGTGGAAGACGAGATCGAGGGGGAGCGCGCCGATGCCGTACTTCGCCTGCAGGCCGTCCTGGATCTCGCGGAGCAGCTCCGGGCGCAGTCGGACGTTGCCCGGCTTGTAGACGCCGTGGACGTTGCCGAAGGTGAGGGCGGCCATGTAGCGGCCCTGCTCGCCGAAGCCGAGGGCCTCGACGGTCGCGATCGCGTCGTCGAGCGTGGTGTAGAGGTGCTCGTTGATGTCGTGCGAGACGCCGTCCTCCTCGCCGCCGACGACGCCGATCTCGACCTCGAGGATGGCGTTGATGTTCTTGACGCGCGGGAGGATCTCCTTCGCGATGGCGAGGTTCTCGTCGAGCGGGATCGCGGAGCCGTCCCACATGTGCGACTGGAAGAGCGGCTCGCGACCGGCCTTGACCTCCTCCTCGGAGGCGGCGATCAGCGGGTAGACGAAGCCCTCGAGCGCGTTCTGCGGGCAGTGGTCGGTGTGGAGCGCGACCGTGACCGGGTAGTTCTTGGCGACCTCGGTCGCGAACCTCGCGAAGGCGATCGCGCCTGCCGCGCGGTTCTTCACGGTGTGGCCGGCGAAGTAGTCCGCGCCTCCGGTGGTGACCTGGATGATGCCGTCCGAGCCCGCCTCGGTGAGGCCCTGGAGGACCGCGTTGATCGTCTGCGACGACGAGACGTTGAACGCCGGGTAGGCGAAGCCGCCCGCCTTCGCCTTGTCGAGCATCTCTGCGTACTGGTCCGGGGTAGCGACGGGCATGGCATCTCCTTTGACGGATGAACGAAGGGGGGTCGGGCGAGGCCCGCGTCGCGGACGAGTCTAGCGAGGCGCCCCTCCGCGGTCCCTCCGCCCGTGGAGGGCCCTGGACTAGGCTTCGGACAGGGATGGGGATCCGCTCCGCGGGTCCTGCGACGACGTGCACGAACTCGACGACGAAGGACTCCGCTCTGTGATCGACAACGACTCGCTCTACCTCCACCCCGACCGCAACCTCGGCATGGAGCTCGTCCGCGCCACCGA
This window harbors:
- a CDS encoding 4-hydroxy-3-methylbut-2-enyl diphosphate reductase encodes the protein MPRMPRATGRLRDVPVEGRKRVLLAAPRGYCAGVDRAVVAVEKAIEHYGAPVYVRKQIVHNVHVVSTLESQGAIFVDEVDEVPEGSHIVFSAHGVSPAVVQGAADRGLQAIDATCPLVTKVHREAVRFARDDFEILLIGHEGHEEVEGTAGEAPDHVTLVGSPDDVPNIVVKDPDKVVWLSQTTLSVDETMETVRRLRERFPNLQDPPSDDICYATQNRQVAIKKVAAGAELVIVVGSANSSNSVRLVEVALEYGAKAAYRVDYASEIKQEWLEGIRTVGVTSGASVPEVLVQEVLDDLAAAGYGDVEEVKTAEEDLMFSLPKELRKDVAGKRDARGVGGRISAGAGA
- a CDS encoding DUF6264 family protein, yielding MTNAHDQPGDRRPEPQYGEYAPPGWSWQPPEDAVVVPDPRGSETDPRSATAPAAKPVAHPVDRLLTIVLLALGVFFAVPTLLDPSSFATTLQELYRSQGIGTYASPELARILGVVVALAQSLIVAFAVWISIRRLRAGKRAVLVPILGIAATVLLSLIVAAIAILGDPTFAEYVTRMSGSQGGAGTDV
- the xseA gene encoding exodeoxyribonuclease VII large subunit; protein product: MTDAPPTADAPWPVGLLASKIKGWIERLGTAWVEGEITQWGASGGNVYGKLKDLSGDATVGFTVWSSVRSRLPADLKQGDRVIALVKPNYWVKGGTLSMQVFEMRHVGLGDLLEKLERLRRQLASEGLFDASRKKPLPFLPHGVGLITGKDSDAEKDVLRNAQLRWPAVRFRVVHSAVQGDRTVPEVLSALRTLEADDSIDVIVIARGGGDFQNLLGFSDEALVRAVAACSTPVVSAIGHEADRPLLDDVADLRASTPTDAAKRVVPDVSDELLRVQQARLRMTGRVSGLVSHEIDRLSQLRSRPVLAQPHVLVDRHSEELTRWVARGAELVDRRLERAHLEVERLHGHLRALSPQHTLDRGYAIVQNAAGHVVRAPGDAPAGGALVLTLAEGAVGARSEGPTGDPAGRS
- a CDS encoding DUF4245 domain-containing protein, yielding MSRAKPARVVAELGRPETAAETAARKAENSRLYRQRKTVNNLVFSLLATVGAVALIVLLVPRGDTVELSSVDVPRVAAQVQLGEEQTLAVPSLPEGWKANAAELRRENGTDYWYVGLITPKAGYIGLSQGLDADAAWVATQLDRRAATGVETIDGRDWTVYDHRDSGDDTGNTPYALETTEGSSTYLVYGTAPTDEIRLVVDAITPQIGQEESR
- the fbaA gene encoding class II fructose-bisphosphate aldolase; translation: MPVATPDQYAEMLDKAKAGGFAYPAFNVSSSQTINAVLQGLTEAGSDGIIQVTTGGADYFAGHTVKNRAAGAIAFARFATEVAKNYPVTVALHTDHCPQNALEGFVYPLIAASEEEVKAGREPLFQSHMWDGSAIPLDENLAIAKEILPRVKNINAILEVEIGVVGGEEDGVSHDINEHLYTTLDDAIATVEALGFGEQGRYMAALTFGNVHGVYKPGNVRLRPELLREIQDGLQAKYGIGALPLDLVFHGGSGSTDEEIAEAVRNGVVKMNIDTDTQYAFSRSVADTVLKNYDGFLKVDGEVGNKKVYDPRSWGKIAETAMAARVAEATRQLGSAGNSGK
- a CDS encoding carbonic anhydrase; this translates as MSLGTSSTVPRESRPPAWVWKEMLRGNQRFVAGEPRHPRQDVERRAELAAAQAPLAALFGCSDSRLAAEIIFDLGLGDLFVVRNAGQVIADSIIGSLEYGVAVLGVKVLLVLGHDECGAVRAAIQSQAPGAERLPPHIEHLIEPIIPAVRRLVGAQPDGRVLVDPSATDALAVGREHLRDTVAELLQRSPLIADAVATGRLALVGANYRLSDGTVMSDVVLGIDPPELSPYVSELERDSGSASSAAAPSAVGSDPA
- a CDS encoding exodeoxyribonuclease VII small subunit, coding for MPDSPDAPATDSDVSGFSYEQARDELVRVVSELEQGSSTLERSLALWERGEALAARCEEWLIGARARLDAARSGGAAAG